From Desulfovibrio inopinatus DSM 10711, the proteins below share one genomic window:
- a CDS encoding MerR family transcriptional regulator produces MKKHLLTTGEFAKLCGTQKGTLLFYDKEGLLKPKHVSENGYRYYEIEQYFEFDLLSMLKEVGSSLKEIKTHLRHMDGESFLSFLEEKQVAAKRELNKLKQRTLMLGDMTECLREALNFDYDVLIVEQQEKERLEVTPTGATPSESRWELVMRFVESNDAYKKQEQKPRSPFGFILGLDDVRQGNSFECYSFHRARRTTPRSRLHVKPEGKYATLAHKGTNETHRQALAGMLEKIDSAGMVIKSDIYVYDMVSYVVQETGDCYALKYCVLVE; encoded by the coding sequence ATGAAAAAACATCTACTTACAACTGGAGAGTTCGCAAAGTTGTGCGGAACTCAAAAGGGTACATTGCTGTTTTACGATAAGGAAGGGCTGCTGAAACCAAAGCACGTTTCCGAAAACGGCTATCGGTACTACGAGATAGAGCAGTATTTTGAATTCGACCTGCTCTCGATGCTCAAGGAAGTCGGCAGTTCGCTGAAAGAAATTAAAACGCATTTACGCCATATGGATGGCGAGAGTTTCTTGTCCTTCCTTGAGGAAAAGCAGGTTGCCGCCAAGAGGGAATTAAACAAGCTGAAACAGCGGACGCTTATGCTCGGGGACATGACCGAGTGCCTGCGCGAAGCCTTGAATTTCGACTATGACGTATTGATCGTGGAACAACAGGAAAAAGAACGTCTGGAGGTGACACCCACCGGAGCAACCCCATCCGAATCACGGTGGGAACTTGTCATGCGTTTTGTCGAGAGCAACGATGCATATAAAAAACAGGAGCAAAAACCTCGTTCTCCGTTCGGTTTCATTCTCGGCCTGGATGACGTGCGCCAGGGCAACTCCTTTGAATGCTATTCCTTCCACCGAGCGAGGCGTACAACGCCGCGTTCCCGGCTTCACGTCAAACCTGAAGGAAAATATGCCACCCTGGCTCATAAAGGAACGAATGAAACACACAGGCAGGCCCTTGCCGGAATGCTGGAGAAAATCGATTCCGCCGGTATGGTTATAAAGAGCGATATCTATGTCTACGACATGGTGAGCTATGTCGTTCAGGAAACCGGAGACTGCTACGCGCTGAAGTATTGTGTTCTGGTGGAATAG
- a CDS encoding GFA family protein, whose product MKYAGACLCGKVAFEVEGNFERFFLCHCERCRKDTGSSHAANLFSSTATLRWLSGEECVRTFNFNSTGHIKSFCSHCGSALPNIQMDGALLVVPAGSLDSDIPIRPDGHIFLANKANWDAELENVPRFDRLPEENDE is encoded by the coding sequence ATGAAATATGCAGGGGCATGTCTGTGCGGCAAGGTTGCGTTTGAAGTAGAAGGAAATTTTGAGCGGTTTTTTCTTTGTCATTGCGAACGATGCCGTAAAGACACCGGCTCCTCCCACGCTGCGAATCTGTTTTCCTCCACAGCCACATTGAGATGGTTGTCCGGCGAAGAGTGCGTGCGGACATTCAATTTCAACTCAACGGGACATATCAAGAGCTTTTGCAGCCATTGTGGTTCGGCCCTTCCGAATATTCAAATGGATGGAGCACTTCTTGTCGTTCCTGCGGGCAGCCTCGACAGCGACATCCCGATCAGGCCGGATGGCCATATTTTTCTCGCAAACAAGGCCAATTGGGACGCCGAGCTGGAGAATGTGCCCAGGTTCGACCGACTTCCTGAAGAGAATGACGAATGA
- a CDS encoding efflux RND transporter periplasmic adaptor subunit codes for MLILFCCILLVAGCDASKQLKAEPNEVLYSVVGEEKITLTSTLPGRVSALVTAEVRPQVDGIIIERLFEEGADVKKGQVLYRIDPAVHKAAYAMAKASLVEAQANVAAIALLEKRQRLLISQNALSRQELDNTISQHGQARARVARAKAELESAAINLAYTEIKAPVAGHIGASSVTVGALVTANQPTALAVIQQTDRVYVDITQSSTDTIRLRRAMAQGRMAPNGSATKVRLTLEDGSPYTAITRVQTDGEPEWIQGDLLFSEISVDQSTGSLILRAVFNNPDRLLLPGMYVKAIIEEGAVDNAVLIPQGLAFANNTGGHSVYVLRGDDAENGLFRVERRDVRLERASGNRWIVSSGLNSGDILIVEGLQKAAPGELVKGVPTRKAPTEAVAMTSKKKAR; via the coding sequence GTGCTTATACTGTTTTGTTGCATTTTGCTTGTGGCGGGCTGCGATGCATCGAAACAGCTCAAGGCCGAGCCTAACGAGGTGCTGTACTCAGTCGTCGGCGAAGAAAAGATTACCCTGACCAGCACATTGCCTGGGCGGGTTTCCGCGCTTGTAACGGCGGAAGTCAGGCCTCAGGTTGATGGCATCATCATTGAGCGCCTCTTTGAGGAGGGTGCGGATGTGAAAAAAGGGCAGGTTTTGTACCGTATCGATCCTGCCGTTCACAAGGCCGCCTATGCCATGGCCAAGGCATCTCTGGTTGAGGCGCAAGCCAATGTGGCGGCTATCGCCCTGCTGGAAAAACGCCAGCGGCTTTTGATCTCCCAAAATGCCCTAAGCCGCCAAGAACTGGACAACACCATTTCTCAACACGGCCAGGCCCGCGCCCGTGTCGCTCGGGCTAAAGCTGAATTGGAATCCGCCGCCATCAATCTTGCCTACACAGAGATTAAAGCGCCGGTGGCAGGACACATCGGGGCTTCGTCCGTGACTGTTGGCGCCTTAGTTACGGCAAATCAGCCTACCGCTCTCGCCGTCATCCAACAGACGGATCGCGTCTATGTGGATATAACGCAATCCAGCACGGATACCATTCGCTTGCGTCGCGCCATGGCCCAGGGCCGGATGGCTCCCAACGGCAGCGCCACTAAGGTTCGTCTCACCCTTGAAGACGGCTCGCCATACACCGCGATAACACGGGTACAGACGGATGGAGAACCTGAATGGATACAAGGTGATCTGTTGTTTTCGGAGATATCCGTCGACCAAAGCACGGGAAGCCTCATCTTGCGAGCCGTGTTCAACAACCCGGATAGGCTGCTTTTGCCTGGAATGTATGTGAAGGCAATTATCGAGGAAGGCGCGGTAGACAATGCGGTGCTGATTCCGCAAGGCCTTGCATTTGCGAACAACACCGGCGGGCACTCTGTCTACGTTTTGCGCGGTGATGATGCCGAGAACGGCCTTTTCCGGGTTGAGCGTCGAGATGTGCGACTTGAACGCGCGTCCGGCAACCGATGGATTGTCAGCTCTGGCCTGAATAGCGGTGATATTCTGATTGTAGAGGGACTCCAGAAGGCCGCTCCCGGCGAACTTGTTAAAGGTGTTCCCACACGGAAGGCTCCGACCGAAGCCGTCGCCATGACATCTAAAAAGAAGGCGCGGTAA